A DNA window from Hordeum vulgare subsp. vulgare chromosome 1H, MorexV3_pseudomolecules_assembly, whole genome shotgun sequence contains the following coding sequences:
- the LOC123407683 gene encoding uncharacterized protein LOC123407683 has product MAGRMEAKIAAPALLSLVAVTLLAHTLLLHRPRATAWLLSTVDAFPFDGHRLLELVNRRNMILLCNAILLLILKDAGLLAAPPRPRCTAAVGAASSSSETRPQPKSRRISTAAGPTGADEDRLKPEHPGPETATATARVRRGKPLTRARQGGYAAVKPIGPAEKQRSEYSFNHFHHGAGNEIVVVADKISSLHDKRSRGEEHTVRQETEAERAQDVDEMNKKFEEFIASMRRKMHLETLQLQQQVQV; this is encoded by the coding sequence ATGGCTGGGAGAATGGAGGCCAAGATCGCGGCCCCCGCGCTGCTCTCGCTTGTCGCGGTCACCCTGCTCGCGCACACGCTCCTCCTCCACCGTCCGCGCGCCACCGCCTGGCTCCTCTCCACCGTCGACGCGTTCCCGTTCGACGGCCACCGCCTCCTCGAGCTCGTCAACCGGAGGAACATGATCCTCCTCTGCAACGCCATCCTCCTGCTCATCCTCAAGGACGCCGGGCTCCTCGCTGCTCCACCCCGACCACGCTGCACCGCGGCCGTTGGCGCTGCCTCCTCCAGCTCCGAGACACGGCCTCAGCCCAAGAGTCGGCGGATCAGTACGGCGGCTGGCCCGACCGGCGCGGACGAAGATCGTCTCAAGCCTGAACATCCAGGCCCTGAGACGGCCACGGCCACGGCGCGAGTACGGCGCGGCAAGCCGCTGACGAGAGCGAGACAGGGGGGATATGCCGCGGTCAAACCGATCGGTCCCGCGGAGAAACAGAGATCGGAGTACAGCTTCAACCACTTCCATCATGGTGCTGGCAATGAGATTGTCGTGGTGGCGGATAAGATCTCTAGCTTGCATGACAAGAGAAGCAGAGGAGAGGAGCACACGGTGCGGCAGGAAACAGAGGCAGAGCGCGCTCAAGACGTGGACGAGATGAACAAGAAATTCGAAGAGTTCATCGCCAGCATGAGGAGGAAGATGCATCTCGAGACCCTGCAGCTGCAGCAGCAGGTCCAGGTCTAG